The Alosa sapidissima isolate fAloSap1 chromosome 8, fAloSap1.pri, whole genome shotgun sequence genome contains a region encoding:
- the rasgrf2b gene encoding ras-specific guanine nucleotide-releasing factor 2 isoform X1 codes for MQKSVRYNEGHALFLSVVARKEGTKRGYLCKKTTENSRWHEKYFALYQNVLFYFENEQSTRPSGIYLLEGCTCERVPAPKVSTVGKETLEKQHYFLIVFGHDGQKPLELRTDEEAECDEWVEAIQQASYSDIIIEREVLMQKYIHLVQIVETEKVAANQLRTQLEDQDTEIERLKAEIIALNKTKERMRPYQVNQEEEDPDIKKIKKVQSFMRGWLCRRKWKIIVQDYICSPHAESMRKRNQIVFNMVEAETEYVHQLSILVNCFLRPLRMAASSKKPPISHDDVSSIFLNSETIMFLHEIFHQGLKARIANWPTLVLADLFDILLPMLNIYQEFVRNHQYSLQVLANCKQNRDFDKLLKQYESNAACEGRMLETFLTYPMFQIPRYIITLHELLAHTPHEHVERKSLEFAKSKLEELSRVMHDEVSDTENIRKNLAIERMIVEGCDILLDTSQTFVRQGSLIQLPSVERGKLSKVRLGSLSLKKEGERQCFLFTKHFLICTRSSGGKLHLLKQGGVLSLIECTLIEEPDASDEESKNTGQVFGHLDFKIVVEPSDAPAFTVVLLAPSRQEKAAWTSDISQCIDNIRCNGLMTSVFEENSKVTVPHMIKSDTRLHKDDVDICFSKTLNSCKVPQIRYASVERLLERLTDLRFLSIDFLNTFLHTYRIFTTAAVVMDKLADIYKKPFTSIPVRIQYHSFDRLSITSICPDYSLKIRKIALDQSKSLELFFATNQNNRSGGDHNNDKFSGPPPLSISSRTSSPVRMRKLSLNSPLGSTSSSCTRVLDLSSSSSSAAAATSSSSSTTTTTPTAACPSATSSPTSATCPSPATPTPTSPPPPAVTPPAGVTKPPLELNRAPAPPAPSAAPAAGTGTAPSPTSPSPEQSPGATEENPELPRIDAFCGKLRRSIRRAVLESVSLDKFIPESPQGSESGEISPCRSPSTPRHLRYRGSAGQVTENNRCSVSPASAFAIATAAAGHSSPPGADRIFNNSERTCDKEFIIRRAATNRVLNVLRHWVSKHSQDFEMNSELKGGVICLLEEVLKDPDLLPQERKATANILSGLSQDDQDDAQLKIEDILQMAECHRTECFESLSAMELAEQVTLLDHIVFRSIPYEEFLGQGWMKTDKIERTPYIMKTSQHFNDMSNLVASQIMTHTDVGSRANSIEKWVAVADICRCLNNYNGVLEITSALNRSAIYRLKKTWAKVSKQAKALMDKLQKTVSSEGRFKNLRETLKNCNPPCVPYLGMYLTDLAFIEEGTPNFTEEGLVNFSKMRMISHIIREIRQFQQTPYRIDHQPKVTQYLLDKTLIMDEDTLYDLSLKIEPRLPA; via the exons CACTACTTCCTCATCGTCTTCGGTCACGATGGCCAGAAGCCCCTGGAGCTACGCACTGACGAGGAGGCAGAGTGTGACGAGTGGGTGGAGGCCATCCAGCAGGCCag CTACTCTGACATCATCATCGAACGTGAGGTGCTCATGCAGAAGTACATCCATCTTGTGCAGATCGTGGAGACGGAGAAGGTGGCGGCCAATCAGCTGAGGACGCAGCTGGAGGACCAGGACACAGAGATCGAGAGGTTAAAGGCTGAG ATCATTGCGCTGAATAAAACCAAGGAGAGAATGCGTCCTTACCAAGTaaaccaggaggaggaggacccagacattaaaaaaatcaaaaag gtgCAGAGCTTCATGCGGGGTTGGCTGTGTCGGCGTAAGTGGAAGATCATCGTGCAGGACTACATCTGCTCGCCTCACGCCGAGAGCATGCGCAAGCGGAACCAGATCGTCTTCAACATGGTGGAGGCCGAGACTGAGTATGTGCACCAGCTCTCTATCCTGGTCAACTGCTTCCTGCGGCCACTACGCATGGCCGCCAGCTCCAAGAAGCCGCCTATCAGCCACGACGACGTCAGCAGCATCTTCCTCAACAG TGAAACAATCATGTTCTTGCATGAAATATTCCACCAAGGCCTGAAGGCGAGGATCGCAAACTGGCCCACCCTGGTTCTAG CGGATCTGTTCGATATCCTGCTACCCATGCTGAACATCTACCAGGAGTTTGTGAGGAACCACCAGTACAGTCTGCAGGTGCTGGCCAACTGCAAGCAGAACCGGGACTTTGACAAGCTCCTGAAGCAGTACGAGTCCAACGCGGCCTGTGAGGGGCGGATGCTGGAGACCTTCCTCACATACCCCATGTTCCAG ATCCCTCGCTACATCATCACTCTTCACGAACTCCTGGCCCACACCCCTCACGAGCATGTGGAGCGCAAGAGTCTGGAGTTTGCCAAGTCCAAGCTGGAGGAGCTGTCCAG GGTTATGCACGATGAGGTGAGCGACACTGAAAACATCCGCAAGAACCTGGCCATCGAGCGCATGATTGTGGAGGGCTGCGACATCCTCCTTGACACCAGCCAAACCTTTGTGAGACAGG gcTCTTTGATCCAGCTGCCCTCAGTGGAGCGGGGGAAGCTCAGTAAGGTGCGCCTGGGCTCGCTCTCTCTGAAGAAGGAAGGGGAAAGGCAGTGCTTCCTCTTCACAAAGCACTTCCTTATCTGCACACGCAGCTCAGGGGGGAAGCTACACCTGCTCAaa CAGGGAGGCGTGCTTTCACTGATCGAGTGCACGCTCATCGAGGAACCGGACGCCAGCGACGAggaat CCAAGAACACGGGCCAGGTGTTTGGCCACCTCGACTTCAAGATTGTAGTGGAGCCCTCAGATGCCCCTGCCTTCACCGTGGTCCTGCTGGCCCCATCCCGCCAGGAGAAGGCAGCCTGGACCAGTGATATCAGCCAG TGCATTGATAACATACGCTGCAATGGTCTGATGACCAGTGTGTTTGAGGAGAACTCTAAGGTCACCGTGCCGCACATGATCAA ATCAGACACGCGTCTCCATAAAGATGATGTTGACATTTGCTTCAGCAAAACGCTCAACTCCTGCAAGGTCCCCCAGATCCGCTACGCCAGCGTGGAGCGTCTGCTGGAGAGGCTGACTGACCTGCGCTTCCTCTCCATCGACTTCCTCAACACCTTCCTGCACACCTACCGCATCTTCACCACCGCCGCTGTCGTCATGGACAAGCTGGCCGACATCTACAAGAAGCCCTTCACCTCCATCCCCGTCAG GATCCAGTATCACTCATTCGACCGCTTGTCCATCACATCCATCTGTCCAGACTACAGCCTGAAGATCAGGAAGATAGCCCTGGACCAGTCAAA GTCGCTGGAGCTGTTCTTTGCCACCAACCAGAACAACCGCAGCGGGGGCGACCACAATAACGACAAGTTCTCGGGCCCGCCGCcgctctccatctcctcccgcACCTCCTCGCCGGTGCGCATGCGCAAGCTCTCCCTCAACTCCCCACTgggctccacctcctcctcctgcaccagGGTGCTggacctctcctcctcctcctcctccgccgctgctgccacctcctcctcctcctccaccaccaccaccacccccaccgccGCCTGTCCTTCGGCCACCAGCAGCCCCACCTCAGCCACCTGCCCCAGCCCGGCGACCCCGACCCCCACCTCTCCGCCGCCGCCTGCTGTCACACCCCCTGCGGGCGTAACCAAGCCCCCGCTGGAGCTGAACCGCGCCCCTgctcctcctgccccctccgCAGCCCCTGCCGCGGGCACAGGTAcggccccctcccccacctcgcCCTCCCCGGAGCAGAGCCCCGGCGCCACCGAGGAGAACCCCGAGCTGCCGCGCATCGACGCCTTCTGCGGGAAGCTCCGCCGAAGCATCCGcaggg CTGTTCTGGAATCAGTGTCACTGGACAAGTTCATTCCGGAGAGCCCTCAGGGCAGTGAGTCTGGCGAGATTTCACCATGTCGGTCCCCCTCCACACCACGCCACCTGCGCTACAGAGGATCTGCAG GTCAGGTGACAGAGAACAACCGCTGCTCGGTGTCGCCTGCCTCGGCTTTCGCCATCGCCACGGCAGCCGCTGGCCACAGCAGTCCACCAGGTGCAGACCGCA TTTTCAACAATTCAGAGAGGACATGCGACAAAGAGTTCATCATAAGGAGAGCAGCCACCAACCGGGTTCTGAATGTCCTTCGTCACTGGGTCTCCAAGCACTCACAG GACTTTGAGATGAACAGCGAGCTGAAGGGCGGTGTCATCTGCCTGCTAGAAGAGGTGCTCAAGGACCCTGACCTCCTTCCTCAGGAGAGGAAAGCCACCGCAAACATACTAAG TGGTCTTTCTCAAGACGATCAGGATGACGCGCAGCTGAAGATCGAGGACATTTTGCAAATG gcggAGTGCCATCGGACAGAATGCTTTGAGTCCTTGTCAGCCATGGAGCTGGCCGAACAGGTTACTCTGCTGGACCACATCGTCTTCAGGAGCATCCCTTATGA GGAGTTCCTCGGCCAGGGCTGGATGAAGACAGACAAGATCGAACGCACCCCCTACATCATGAAGACAAGCCAGCATTTTAACGAC ATGAGCAACCTGGTGGCCTCTCAGATCATGACCCACACGGATGTGGGCTCCAGGGCCAACTCCATAGAGAAGTGGGTGGCCGTGGCCGACATCTGCCGCTGCCTCAACAACTACAATGGCGTGCTGGAGATCACCTCCGCGCTGAACCgcagcgccatctacaggctcAAGAAGACCTGGGCCAAAGTCAGCAAACAG GCTAAAGCATTGATGGACAAACTCCAAAAGACAGTTTCCTCAGAGGGGAGATTCAAGAACCTAAGGGAGACTTTAAAAAA CTGTAACCCACCTTGTGTGCCCTACCTGGGAATGTACCTAACAGACCTGGCCTTTATTGAGGAAGGAACTCCAAACTTTACTGAGGAGGGACTGGTCAATTTCTCAAAGATGAGAATG ATATCCCATATTATCCGTGAGATTCGCCAGTTCCAGCAGACGCCATATAGGATAGATCACCAACCAAAG GTCACTCAGTACCTTCTGGATAAAACCCTTATCATGGATGAAGATACTTTGTATGACCTGTCCCTTAAGATCGAACCCCGGCTCCCTGCTTGA
- the rasgrf2b gene encoding ras-specific guanine nucleotide-releasing factor 2 isoform X2 gives MQKSVRYNEGHALFLSVVARKEGTKRGYLCKKTTENSRWHEKYFALYQNVLFYFENEQSTRPSGIYLLEGCTCERVPAPKVSTVGKETLEKQHYFLIVFGHDGQKPLELRTDEEAECDEWVEAIQQASYSDIIIEREVLMQKYIHLVQIVETEKVAANQLRTQLEDQDTEIERLKAEIIALNKTKERMRPYQVNQEEEDPDIKKIKKVQSFMRGWLCRRKWKIIVQDYICSPHAESMRKRNQIVFNMVEAETEYVHQLSILVNCFLRPLRMAASSKKPPISHDDVSSIFLNSETIMFLHEIFHQGLKARIANWPTLVLADLFDILLPMLNIYQEFVRNHQYSLQVLANCKQNRDFDKLLKQYESNAACEGRMLETFLTYPMFQIPRYIITLHELLAHTPHEHVERKSLEFAKSKLEELSRVMHDEVSDTENIRKNLAIERMIVEGCDILLDTSQTFVRQGSLIQLPSVERGKLSKVRLGSLSLKKEGERQCFLFTKHFLICTRSSGGKLHLLKQGGVLSLIECTLIEEPDASDEESKNTGQVFGHLDFKIVVEPSDAPAFTVVLLAPSRQEKAAWTSDISQCIDNIRCNGLMTSVFEENSKVTVPHMIKSDTRLHKDDVDICFSKTLNSCKVPQIRYASVERLLERLTDLRFLSIDFLNTFLHTYRIFTTAAVVMDKLADIYKKPFTSIPVRIQYHSFDRLSITSICPDYSLKIRKIALDQSKSLELFFATNQNNRSGGDHNNDKFSGPPPLSISSRTSSPVRMRKLSLNSPLGSTSSSCTRVLDLSSSSSSAAAATSSSSSTTTTTPTAACPSATSSPTSATCPSPATPTPTSPPPPAVTPPAGVTKPPLELNRAPAPPAPSAAPAAGTGTAPSPTSPSPEQSPGATEENPELPRIDAFCGKLRRSIRRAVLESVSLDKFIPESPQGSESGEISPCRSPSTPRHLRYRGSAGQVTENNRCSVSPASAFAIATAAAGHSSPPVFNNSERTCDKEFIIRRAATNRVLNVLRHWVSKHSQDFEMNSELKGGVICLLEEVLKDPDLLPQERKATANILSGLSQDDQDDAQLKIEDILQMAECHRTECFESLSAMELAEQVTLLDHIVFRSIPYEEFLGQGWMKTDKIERTPYIMKTSQHFNDMSNLVASQIMTHTDVGSRANSIEKWVAVADICRCLNNYNGVLEITSALNRSAIYRLKKTWAKVSKQAKALMDKLQKTVSSEGRFKNLRETLKNCNPPCVPYLGMYLTDLAFIEEGTPNFTEEGLVNFSKMRMISHIIREIRQFQQTPYRIDHQPKVTQYLLDKTLIMDEDTLYDLSLKIEPRLPA, from the exons CACTACTTCCTCATCGTCTTCGGTCACGATGGCCAGAAGCCCCTGGAGCTACGCACTGACGAGGAGGCAGAGTGTGACGAGTGGGTGGAGGCCATCCAGCAGGCCag CTACTCTGACATCATCATCGAACGTGAGGTGCTCATGCAGAAGTACATCCATCTTGTGCAGATCGTGGAGACGGAGAAGGTGGCGGCCAATCAGCTGAGGACGCAGCTGGAGGACCAGGACACAGAGATCGAGAGGTTAAAGGCTGAG ATCATTGCGCTGAATAAAACCAAGGAGAGAATGCGTCCTTACCAAGTaaaccaggaggaggaggacccagacattaaaaaaatcaaaaag gtgCAGAGCTTCATGCGGGGTTGGCTGTGTCGGCGTAAGTGGAAGATCATCGTGCAGGACTACATCTGCTCGCCTCACGCCGAGAGCATGCGCAAGCGGAACCAGATCGTCTTCAACATGGTGGAGGCCGAGACTGAGTATGTGCACCAGCTCTCTATCCTGGTCAACTGCTTCCTGCGGCCACTACGCATGGCCGCCAGCTCCAAGAAGCCGCCTATCAGCCACGACGACGTCAGCAGCATCTTCCTCAACAG TGAAACAATCATGTTCTTGCATGAAATATTCCACCAAGGCCTGAAGGCGAGGATCGCAAACTGGCCCACCCTGGTTCTAG CGGATCTGTTCGATATCCTGCTACCCATGCTGAACATCTACCAGGAGTTTGTGAGGAACCACCAGTACAGTCTGCAGGTGCTGGCCAACTGCAAGCAGAACCGGGACTTTGACAAGCTCCTGAAGCAGTACGAGTCCAACGCGGCCTGTGAGGGGCGGATGCTGGAGACCTTCCTCACATACCCCATGTTCCAG ATCCCTCGCTACATCATCACTCTTCACGAACTCCTGGCCCACACCCCTCACGAGCATGTGGAGCGCAAGAGTCTGGAGTTTGCCAAGTCCAAGCTGGAGGAGCTGTCCAG GGTTATGCACGATGAGGTGAGCGACACTGAAAACATCCGCAAGAACCTGGCCATCGAGCGCATGATTGTGGAGGGCTGCGACATCCTCCTTGACACCAGCCAAACCTTTGTGAGACAGG gcTCTTTGATCCAGCTGCCCTCAGTGGAGCGGGGGAAGCTCAGTAAGGTGCGCCTGGGCTCGCTCTCTCTGAAGAAGGAAGGGGAAAGGCAGTGCTTCCTCTTCACAAAGCACTTCCTTATCTGCACACGCAGCTCAGGGGGGAAGCTACACCTGCTCAaa CAGGGAGGCGTGCTTTCACTGATCGAGTGCACGCTCATCGAGGAACCGGACGCCAGCGACGAggaat CCAAGAACACGGGCCAGGTGTTTGGCCACCTCGACTTCAAGATTGTAGTGGAGCCCTCAGATGCCCCTGCCTTCACCGTGGTCCTGCTGGCCCCATCCCGCCAGGAGAAGGCAGCCTGGACCAGTGATATCAGCCAG TGCATTGATAACATACGCTGCAATGGTCTGATGACCAGTGTGTTTGAGGAGAACTCTAAGGTCACCGTGCCGCACATGATCAA ATCAGACACGCGTCTCCATAAAGATGATGTTGACATTTGCTTCAGCAAAACGCTCAACTCCTGCAAGGTCCCCCAGATCCGCTACGCCAGCGTGGAGCGTCTGCTGGAGAGGCTGACTGACCTGCGCTTCCTCTCCATCGACTTCCTCAACACCTTCCTGCACACCTACCGCATCTTCACCACCGCCGCTGTCGTCATGGACAAGCTGGCCGACATCTACAAGAAGCCCTTCACCTCCATCCCCGTCAG GATCCAGTATCACTCATTCGACCGCTTGTCCATCACATCCATCTGTCCAGACTACAGCCTGAAGATCAGGAAGATAGCCCTGGACCAGTCAAA GTCGCTGGAGCTGTTCTTTGCCACCAACCAGAACAACCGCAGCGGGGGCGACCACAATAACGACAAGTTCTCGGGCCCGCCGCcgctctccatctcctcccgcACCTCCTCGCCGGTGCGCATGCGCAAGCTCTCCCTCAACTCCCCACTgggctccacctcctcctcctgcaccagGGTGCTggacctctcctcctcctcctcctccgccgctgctgccacctcctcctcctcctccaccaccaccaccacccccaccgccGCCTGTCCTTCGGCCACCAGCAGCCCCACCTCAGCCACCTGCCCCAGCCCGGCGACCCCGACCCCCACCTCTCCGCCGCCGCCTGCTGTCACACCCCCTGCGGGCGTAACCAAGCCCCCGCTGGAGCTGAACCGCGCCCCTgctcctcctgccccctccgCAGCCCCTGCCGCGGGCACAGGTAcggccccctcccccacctcgcCCTCCCCGGAGCAGAGCCCCGGCGCCACCGAGGAGAACCCCGAGCTGCCGCGCATCGACGCCTTCTGCGGGAAGCTCCGCCGAAGCATCCGcaggg CTGTTCTGGAATCAGTGTCACTGGACAAGTTCATTCCGGAGAGCCCTCAGGGCAGTGAGTCTGGCGAGATTTCACCATGTCGGTCCCCCTCCACACCACGCCACCTGCGCTACAGAGGATCTGCAG GTCAGGTGACAGAGAACAACCGCTGCTCGGTGTCGCCTGCCTCGGCTTTCGCCATCGCCACGGCAGCCGCTGGCCACAGCAGTCCACCAG TTTTCAACAATTCAGAGAGGACATGCGACAAAGAGTTCATCATAAGGAGAGCAGCCACCAACCGGGTTCTGAATGTCCTTCGTCACTGGGTCTCCAAGCACTCACAG GACTTTGAGATGAACAGCGAGCTGAAGGGCGGTGTCATCTGCCTGCTAGAAGAGGTGCTCAAGGACCCTGACCTCCTTCCTCAGGAGAGGAAAGCCACCGCAAACATACTAAG TGGTCTTTCTCAAGACGATCAGGATGACGCGCAGCTGAAGATCGAGGACATTTTGCAAATG gcggAGTGCCATCGGACAGAATGCTTTGAGTCCTTGTCAGCCATGGAGCTGGCCGAACAGGTTACTCTGCTGGACCACATCGTCTTCAGGAGCATCCCTTATGA GGAGTTCCTCGGCCAGGGCTGGATGAAGACAGACAAGATCGAACGCACCCCCTACATCATGAAGACAAGCCAGCATTTTAACGAC ATGAGCAACCTGGTGGCCTCTCAGATCATGACCCACACGGATGTGGGCTCCAGGGCCAACTCCATAGAGAAGTGGGTGGCCGTGGCCGACATCTGCCGCTGCCTCAACAACTACAATGGCGTGCTGGAGATCACCTCCGCGCTGAACCgcagcgccatctacaggctcAAGAAGACCTGGGCCAAAGTCAGCAAACAG GCTAAAGCATTGATGGACAAACTCCAAAAGACAGTTTCCTCAGAGGGGAGATTCAAGAACCTAAGGGAGACTTTAAAAAA CTGTAACCCACCTTGTGTGCCCTACCTGGGAATGTACCTAACAGACCTGGCCTTTATTGAGGAAGGAACTCCAAACTTTACTGAGGAGGGACTGGTCAATTTCTCAAAGATGAGAATG ATATCCCATATTATCCGTGAGATTCGCCAGTTCCAGCAGACGCCATATAGGATAGATCACCAACCAAAG GTCACTCAGTACCTTCTGGATAAAACCCTTATCATGGATGAAGATACTTTGTATGACCTGTCCCTTAAGATCGAACCCCGGCTCCCTGCTTGA